Proteins encoded in a region of the Sphingomonas jaspsi DSM 18422 genome:
- the rplV gene encoding 50S ribosomal protein L22: MSKPKSPRKVGEKEALATGTMIRGSARKLNLVAGLIRGRKVEEALNILKFSPKGMSEDVYKVLASAVANAENNHNLDVDSLVVAEASVGKSITMKRFATRARGRSTRIEKPFSRLRVVVREQEEA, translated from the coding sequence ATGAGCAAGCCTAAGAGCCCCCGCAAGGTCGGCGAAAAGGAAGCGCTGGCGACCGGAACCATGATCCGTGGTTCGGCCCGCAAGCTCAACCTGGTTGCCGGTCTGATCCGCGGCCGCAAGGTCGAAGAGGCCCTGAACATCCTCAAGTTCAGCCCGAAGGGCATGAGCGAAGATGTCTACAAGGTCCTCGCCTCGGCCGTCGCCAATGCCGAAAACAACCACAACCTCGACGTCGACAGCCTGGTCGTCGCCGAAGCGTCGGTCGGCAAGTCGATCACCATGAAGCGTTTCGCGACCCGCGCCCGCGGCCGCTCGACCCGTATCGAGAAGCCGTTCAGCCGCCTTCGCGTCGTCGTTCGCGAGCAGGAAGAAGCGTAA
- the rpsC gene encoding 30S ribosomal protein S3, whose product MGQKSSPVGLRLQINRTWDSRWFAEGQDYGKQLLEDLKIRQFIIKSLPQAAISKVVIERPAKLCRVSIYAARPGVIIGKKGSDIEKLKKQLAKMTGADVSLNIVEIRKPEIDARLVAQGVADQLERRVAFRRAMKRAVQSALRLGAEGIRITCSGRLGGAEIARTEWYREGRVPLHTLRGNVDYAEAQAHTAYGVCGVKVWVFKGEILGHDPLAQDRLMMEAQTSGVRPMRDDRR is encoded by the coding sequence ATGGGTCAGAAGTCGTCTCCCGTCGGTCTGCGCCTGCAGATCAACCGCACCTGGGACAGCCGCTGGTTCGCTGAAGGCCAGGACTATGGCAAGCAGCTGCTCGAGGATCTCAAGATCCGCCAGTTCATCATCAAGTCGCTGCCGCAGGCCGCGATTTCGAAGGTGGTCATCGAGCGTCCGGCCAAGCTGTGCCGCGTGTCGATCTATGCCGCCCGCCCGGGCGTCATCATCGGCAAGAAGGGTTCGGACATCGAAAAGCTGAAGAAGCAGCTGGCCAAGATGACCGGCGCTGATGTCAGCCTCAACATCGTCGAAATCCGCAAGCCGGAAATCGACGCTCGCCTCGTCGCTCAGGGCGTGGCCGACCAGCTGGAGCGCCGCGTGGCGTTCCGCCGCGCCATGAAGCGTGCGGTGCAGTCGGCTCTCCGTCTTGGTGCGGAAGGCATTCGTATCACCTGCTCGGGCCGTCTGGGTGGCGCGGAAATCGCGCGCACCGAATGGTACCGCGAGGGTCGCGTTCCGCTGCACACGCTGCGTGGTAACGTCGATTACGCCGAAGCGCAGGCGCACACCGCTTACGGTGTCTGCGGCGTGAAGGTGTGGGTCTTCAAGGGCGAAATCCTTGGTCATGACCCGCTCGCGCAGGATCGTTTGATGATGGAAGCGCAGACCTCGGGCGTTCGCCCGATGC